The Vigna unguiculata cultivar IT97K-499-35 chromosome 11, ASM411807v1, whole genome shotgun sequence genomic sequence CGCATGTGTGTTTTTGATCGACTTGTCAGATTCATGTTTTGTCAGTAAAATTTGACAGACcttaaaaacaaatttgactCTCAAGACATTAAACTATTCCTAGGATTTCGCACTTTTTTATGAATATGTTATCATTTCTGTGACCCGTGCCTAATTTGTCTAGGGGGCTGCCAAAGAGTTGTGCTAGTTAGATAGACCTAGTAATACCCAGTAGCACTGGATCAGCTCGGAGAATTTAATAACTCATGGCCGCTTTGAAGGAACAGATTCAACATATATCAGAACAAAACATAGGAGTACagtactatttttttatgtgtgtgGTGTGGTCCTATTTCCTACCGAGAATTAATTATGTCTTATAATCTATGTTGACTtttgatgtaaaaaaattattatttaaattatctaaaCAAAGTTTCAGGTCTAATTGAACAACAACTCTGAAAACAGACTGTCCTGGCTTTACTAGACAAGGAACATGTAGTGCTAAGATGAATTTTACATCTCAAAACAGATATTAATAACCAAAATGGAATTATTCAAAAGCTTATAGCAATTGGAATGGAAAATGAGTGAGTATgaaagaaaattgaataaataccTCCTTGTGATCCACAGGCACAGAAGGGTATAACCTGAGAGCTTCTGATAAAGCAGCATGCAGATAATCCATCTTCTTGATCTCCTCTGGCCTAAATCTCAAAGAATTATCAAACTCTTCTCTTTTTATGTCGATCCTTTGACTCACCAACCTGCATATCTCTGCTAGAATATTCTCCTCCACTTCAGGATTCTGTTCAAGCAACCAGAAAAACCAACTCAAAGCAACCGAAGAGGTGTCCCTCCCTGCCAGTATAAAGTTCACACATATATCCCTCAAAAACTTATCCGAGTAGGGTCTTCCATTCTCATCCTTCAGCCTCATGAACACAGTTAACAAATCTGACCTATTCTTCGTGTCTTCACATTGCAAAGAGAGTTCCTTCTTTCTAGTCCGAATGACATTCTCAGCAAACTCATCAACCCCTTTTATGGACTTCTTCAGCTTCCTTTCCACCCCCAGGTTGAGAAGCCTCATGGCCTTCCAAACGCACGTTGGCGTAACAAAACGAAACACTGTGGCTTCTGTTGCATCCTCAAAGGCTTTGGCAAACGGTATCTCAGGTAAACCCAAGCGCAAACAACCTGGATCAACACCAAAGGCTATCATGCAAACATTGTCAAAAGTTAGCCTCAAGAGAATGTCTTGCAGGTCTATTGCAACTGATTTCTTAACCGATGCCTCTAACACAGGCAAGAGCCTGTAGTGGACAAGCTCGAACAAAGATTCCGTTGTTAATTGTCTGAACTTGGTTGAATGAAACTCAATGCTTGCTATTTTCCTTTGCTTCTGCCAGGTATCATCGTCTGCATTGAATATTCCATCTCCTAGAAGGTCTCTAACCGTGTTCCTGAAGTATCCTCCCTTAGGGAAAAGAGGGAACTTGGTTTTGAGAAGGTGCTCCAGGTTGCGAGGATCAGCAGTGACAATGCAGTTGAGGTTGCTGAACCAAGGCCCTTTGAATCTGAAGGTCCCGTTTTGCCTTTTGAGCACTTCTGTGATCCATTCATATAAGTTGGTTCTGAGTGCTGTGACCAAAGATGGAACCATTCCAAGGACAGGCCAAACGACTAGGCCATGGTACCTCTTTTGTCTAAGAGAATGAATGAGAACGAAGACAAGAAGCGCAAGGAAAATCTCCAAAATTTGGATGTCTTGCATGAAGAAGGTGAGGTTGAGGGTTCTTGGTTTGGTCATGGCGTTGTAATGAAAAGGAATGTGGGAatgcatggtattggtatgttTTGAAGTGTAATATTGCGGGGTGGTGTTGGTCATGTATGTTATATGAAGTGGTGCACAGCATGCCTTGTGTTTTCTTGGCGTGCTTAGTTTTGCATAATCAGATTGATTTGGTGAGCTGAAATGTTTGCAATTGTGTTGGCTTTGGGTGTGTTTTCTTGGTTGAAATTG encodes the following:
- the LOC114169443 gene encoding cytochrome P450 86B1-like, giving the protein MTNTTPQYYTSKHTNTMHSHIPFHYNAMTKPRTLNLTFFMQDIQILEIFLALLVFVLIHSLRQKRYHGLVVWPVLGMVPSLVTALRTNLYEWITEVLKRQNGTFRFKGPWFSNLNCIVTADPRNLEHLLKTKFPLFPKGGYFRNTVRDLLGDGIFNADDDTWQKQRKIASIEFHSTKFRQLTTESLFELVHYRLLPVLEASVKKSVAIDLQDILLRLTFDNVCMIAFGVDPGCLRLGLPEIPFAKAFEDATEATVFRFVTPTCVWKAMRLLNLGVERKLKKSIKGVDEFAENVIRTRKKELSLQCEDTKNRSDLLTVFMRLKDENGRPYSDKFLRDICVNFILAGRDTSSVALSWFFWLLEQNPEVEENILAEICRLVSQRIDIKREEFDNSLRFRPEEIKKMDYLHAALSEALRLYPSVPVDHKEVVKDDTFPDGTVLKKGTKVIYAIYAMGRMESIWGNDWKEFKPERWLRDGRFMSESAYKFTAFNGGPRLCLGKDFAYYQMKYAAASIIFRYRVKVVENHPVEPKLALTMYMKHGLKVNLYRRDVAQIHRHLEEGFK